A portion of the Sabethes cyaneus chromosome 3, idSabCyanKW18_F2, whole genome shotgun sequence genome contains these proteins:
- the LOC128743181 gene encoding RNA-binding protein 7 isoform X2 yields the protein MMSEEDERTLWCGNLSEKVTEELLYELFVQAGPVEMVKIPKDNDKRQRSYAFITYAHAVSVEKSKNGANSSPLPRGNPRGHMGGNIADKGQFCDVNISPGSLMAMMGQGNPQMLAMFDQMQQNPLHSKINRNESRAHHQQNHQKPYSRGENQMFSRDRNDAQFSRDRNQRGSHGGGHQRRNDYRGRR from the exons ATGATGAGTGAGGAAGATGAGCGAACGCTATGGTGTGGAAACCTTTCGGAAAAAGTAACCGAGGAACTCCTCTATGAACTGTTTGTTCAG GCTGGTCCTGTAGAGATGGTTAAGATCCCTAAAGATAACGACAAGAGACAACGTTCCTACGCGTTTATCACTTACGCTCATGCAGTTTCTGTAGA GAAAAGTAAAAACGGAGCAAACTCATCTCCATTGCCCAGAGGAAATCCCCGAGGACATATGGGAGGTAATATCGCTGACAAGGGGCAGTTTTGCGATGTTAACATTAGTCCGGGTTCGTTGATGGCTATGATGGGTCAAGGAAATCCGCAAATGTTGGCCATGTTTGATCAAATGCAACAGAATCCGCTACATAGCAAAATAAATCGCAATGAATCGCGTGCGCACCACCAGCAGAATCATCAGAAGCCGTATTCCAGGGGCGAAAACCAGATGTTTTCCAGGGATAGGAACGATGCACAGTTTTCTCGTGATCGAAATCAACGAGGAAGTCATGGTGGTGGTCACCAACGTAGAAATGACTACCGTGGACGAAGATAG
- the LOC128743181 gene encoding RNA-binding protein 7 isoform X1 → MMSEEDERTLWCGNLSEKVTEELLYELFVQAGPVEMVKIPKDNDKRQRSYAFITYAHAVSVEYAINIFEGTKLFLRPLTLHRKSKNGANSSPLPRGNPRGHMGGNIADKGQFCDVNISPGSLMAMMGQGNPQMLAMFDQMQQNPLHSKINRNESRAHHQQNHQKPYSRGENQMFSRDRNDAQFSRDRNQRGSHGGGHQRRNDYRGRR, encoded by the exons ATGATGAGTGAGGAAGATGAGCGAACGCTATGGTGTGGAAACCTTTCGGAAAAAGTAACCGAGGAACTCCTCTATGAACTGTTTGTTCAG GCTGGTCCTGTAGAGATGGTTAAGATCCCTAAAGATAACGACAAGAGACAACGTTCCTACGCGTTTATCACTTACGCTCATGCAGTTTCTGTAGAGTACGCCATAAACATATTTGAGGGTACCAAATTATTTCTTCGACCACTGACTTTGCACAGGAAAAGTAAAAACGGAGCAAACTCATCTCCATTGCCCAGAGGAAATCCCCGAGGACATATGGGAGGTAATATCGCTGACAAGGGGCAGTTTTGCGATGTTAACATTAGTCCGGGTTCGTTGATGGCTATGATGGGTCAAGGAAATCCGCAAATGTTGGCCATGTTTGATCAAATGCAACAGAATCCGCTACATAGCAAAATAAATCGCAATGAATCGCGTGCGCACCACCAGCAGAATCATCAGAAGCCGTATTCCAGGGGCGAAAACCAGATGTTTTCCAGGGATAGGAACGATGCACAGTTTTCTCGTGATCGAAATCAACGAGGAAGTCATGGTGGTGGTCACCAACGTAGAAATGACTACCGTGGACGAAGATAG
- the LOC128739829 gene encoding cell cycle checkpoint protein RAD1 produces the protein MLNTKPLYEKGIIRDRKMLTQSQFSQIQFSSVLHEFEVFYNVAKAINFVDDSIIQLSTDGMKIVVEESKSIQAALYVTRSCFSEYRMAQPKRKMHSNDDDAEDVEQPVVSFGLNLKAFTDCLSLLVGSGYDSNLKIIYKGDGAPLVLILKQHGDDDLVTECSVKTMEPLEMLDFELDEEQSCSKVNVKGPEFFMLLSEIDKNCNEVEVSLSPNDPHFKLTIFGEISAESCVEITDNSDMLISFQSSTTTTNRYNFAHFKLVMRTLALASQVSLITNRNGLLKIQVKIANPDNSDIFVEYFIMSQCDTDDTQDLTDE, from the exons ATGCTAAATACAAAACCACTGTATGAAAAAGGAATTATCCGGGACCGTAAGATGCTGACACAATCGCAGTTttctcaaattcaattttcgTCGGTGCTACatgaatttgaagttttttatAATGTTGCAAAGGCGATTAACTTTGTCGAT GATTCCATCATTCAACTAAGCACTGATGGCATGAAAATAGTGGTTGAGGAGTCCAAAAGCATTCAAGCGGCACTCTACGTCACCCGAAGCTGCTTTTCGGAATATAGAATGGCCCAACCTAAGCGTAAAATGCATTCTAACGACGATGATGCTGAAGATGTAGAGCAACCGGTTGTTTCATTTGGTCTAAATTTAAAGGCTTTTACGGATTGTTTAAGCTTGCTCGTAGGAAGTGGGTATGATTCTAACTTGAAAATAATCTACAAGGGGGATGGAGCTCCGTTGGTGCTAATTCTGAAGCAACACGGAGATGACGATTTAGTAACAGAATGTTCGGTTAAAACTATGGAACCACTCGAGATGCTAGATTTTGAGCTGGACGAGGAGCAGAGCTGTAGCAAAGTAAACGTCAAAGGGCCAGAATTTTTTATGCTACTAAGTGAGATCGATAAAAACTGTAATGAAGTAGAGGTGTCTTTATCACCTAACGATCCGCATTTTAAGTTAACCATCTTCGGAGAAATCAGTGCAGAGTCATGCGTTGAGATTACAGATAATAGCGATATGTTGATTTCTTTCCAGAGCTCCACGACTACCACCAATCGTTACAACTTTGCGCATTTTAAACTAGTTATGAGAACATTGGCTTTGGCATCGCAAGTTTCCTTGATTACTAACAGAAATGGCTTGTTGAAAATACAAGTAAAAATTGCAAACCCAGATAATTCCGACATATTTGTGGAATATTTTATTATGTCGCAATGCGATACAGACGACACTCAGGATCTAACCGACGAATAA